A single Desulfovibrio gilichinskyi DNA region contains:
- a CDS encoding TonB family protein yields MRIIGLLISLLLHAGLIILAMTWSVSSPVKISLDMPVYQVDLVSLAPSPQAPEATTVPASTPSPPMAKPDAIPLPEDAAPKKIPKAPENPVKAPEVKPVAKPIPKPAPKPEPEVEKISPKKVKTTHPPKKEPEKSEVKKAEIKKPESKKAPQKKEAPKKPAKPEMTAEEALAADLASIGNLVENKEKAKQSDVAKDLASLTGTAKSTAVQGSAEGSGTSGLVQVYGAIVMQEVKKHWRYPVFGQKDNLAARVQVSVKASGEITELKLLESSGNVDFDDSVLSALKDTEVLPEPPGSSIRTIIVNFNLHDLDQ; encoded by the coding sequence ATGAGAATTATCGGTCTCTTAATCTCATTATTGCTACACGCAGGCTTAATTATACTGGCTATGACATGGTCGGTTTCTTCACCTGTGAAAATTTCGCTTGATATGCCTGTATACCAAGTTGATTTAGTTTCGCTCGCTCCATCTCCACAGGCTCCTGAAGCAACAACTGTTCCGGCCAGCACTCCTTCACCGCCGATGGCAAAACCTGACGCGATTCCTCTTCCTGAAGACGCTGCGCCTAAAAAGATACCTAAGGCTCCTGAAAATCCGGTGAAAGCTCCTGAAGTTAAACCTGTTGCTAAACCTATACCAAAGCCTGCGCCCAAACCTGAACCTGAGGTTGAGAAAATTTCCCCTAAAAAAGTAAAGACAACTCACCCTCCTAAAAAAGAACCTGAGAAATCAGAGGTTAAAAAGGCAGAGATTAAAAAGCCCGAGTCTAAAAAAGCTCCTCAAAAGAAAGAGGCTCCTAAAAAGCCTGCTAAACCTGAAATGACAGCTGAAGAAGCTTTGGCTGCAGACCTTGCCTCAATTGGTAATTTGGTGGAGAATAAAGAAAAAGCTAAGCAGAGTGACGTTGCCAAAGACCTCGCTTCCCTTACCGGAACGGCAAAGTCAACTGCTGTACAGGGATCTGCTGAAGGTTCGGGTACTTCCGGGCTTGTTCAAGTGTACGGGGCTATTGTAATGCAGGAAGTTAAAAAGCATTGGCGTTATCCTGTATTCGGACAAAAAGATAATTTGGCTGCTCGCGTACAAGTTTCTGTTAAAGCATCCGGTGAAATTACTGAGCTAAAACTTCTTGAATCATCTGGAAATGTTGATTTTGATGATTCTGTGCTGTCGGCTTTAAAAGATACAGAGGTTCTGCCTGAACCTCCCGGAAGTTCAATTCGAACAATTATTGTTAACTTTAACCTGCATGACCTTGATCAGTAG
- a CDS encoding PD40 domain-containing protein, with amino-acid sequence MSKKKYSLLQCVVVLIAAVMIFTLAAGSSKASDTLAVDIYGPGQRKINIILLTPKTLPDGKYKGSQNKDLPLPDEANVFEKEIKQDLLYLPFLNFVPISSILGGDPSRGVTPEDVDLKPLRLSKVDLVLTTGWEIQANGEKILKLRVIGTYNGRTILGKQYSRVTADMLPLIADRFCSYLMKTLAGRDGFFESSIAFVRKNGKNKEIFTISPQGRNLHQVSSSAGLNLSPNWSPDGSKLVFTRLGVKQHLLCIWDKHTGKIEQKAFPGNTVIGPAFLPDGNIAATLTMNGASDIFLIDSKFKPVKALGKSWAIEVSPDFDRTASKMVFTSGRFGNPHIFILNMATGQVDRVTYDGKYNTNPTISPDGRFVAFSRQTPAGHRIFVHDMSSGVERQLTFGPGSDEDPAFGPDGYFIAFSSSRSGEYKIYLTTRHGDAAMAVPTGAGSATAPAWGKAQD; translated from the coding sequence ATGAGCAAAAAAAAATACTCTTTATTGCAATGTGTTGTAGTTCTTATTGCGGCAGTTATGATTTTTACACTTGCTGCGGGCAGTTCCAAAGCCTCAGATACACTTGCTGTTGATATCTACGGCCCCGGACAGCGTAAAATTAATATTATTTTGTTAACTCCTAAGACATTACCTGACGGTAAATATAAGGGGTCACAAAATAAGGATTTACCGTTACCTGATGAAGCTAATGTCTTTGAAAAAGAGATTAAGCAGGACCTTTTATATCTTCCTTTTTTAAATTTTGTTCCTATTTCCAGCATCTTGGGCGGAGATCCATCGCGCGGAGTAACTCCGGAAGATGTTGACCTGAAACCTTTACGCCTTTCAAAGGTGGACCTAGTTTTAACAACTGGATGGGAAATTCAGGCCAATGGCGAGAAAATTCTGAAACTACGCGTCATTGGAACATATAACGGCCGTACAATTTTAGGAAAACAATATTCGAGAGTTACGGCTGATATGCTTCCGTTAATTGCGGACAGATTTTGCTCCTATTTGATGAAAACTTTAGCCGGGCGTGACGGTTTCTTTGAATCATCAATAGCTTTCGTAAGAAAGAACGGGAAAAACAAAGAAATTTTTACGATAAGTCCGCAAGGTAGGAATTTACATCAGGTAAGTTCGTCAGCCGGTTTAAATCTCAGTCCTAACTGGTCTCCTGATGGCAGTAAGCTCGTTTTCACACGGCTCGGCGTGAAACAGCATCTACTTTGTATATGGGATAAACATACAGGGAAAATTGAGCAAAAAGCTTTCCCGGGAAATACTGTTATCGGGCCTGCTTTTTTACCGGACGGAAATATTGCCGCAACTTTAACCATGAATGGTGCTTCGGATATTTTCTTGATTGACAGCAAGTTTAAGCCGGTAAAAGCATTAGGTAAAAGCTGGGCGATTGAAGTTTCTCCTGATTTTGACCGTACAGCCAGTAAGATGGTTTTTACTTCAGGAAGATTTGGTAATCCTCATATCTTTATTCTTAATATGGCGACAGGGCAGGTTGATCGCGTGACGTATGATGGTAAATATAATACAAACCCGACAATAAGTCCTGATGGTCGATTTGTAGCGTTTTCCCGTCAAACTCCCGCTGGGCACAGAATTTTTGTTCATGATATGAGTTCAGGCGTTGAGCGGCAATTAACTTTCGGACCCGGAAGTGACGAAGACCCGGCATTTGGGCCTGATGGGTACTTTATTGCTTTTTCATCAAGCAGAAGCGGAGAGTACAAAATTTATTTAACAACTCGGCATGGAGATGCTGCTATGGCCGTACCTACAGGAGCTGGAAGTGCCACAGCACCTGCATGGGGCAAAGCTCAAGATTAG
- the pal gene encoding peptidoglycan-associated lipoprotein Pal codes for MKARAIILCVMFMLIASFSVGCSKKRVESSTASPAVEERMNNQQESERARQEELARQQREKELQEQALEEERRSSEVNKEFEASVAELGNIIHFDFDSFEIKPEYRPLLQTKAELLKKYPNVTIVIEGFCDDRGTEEYNLALGERRARAAYEFLILLGVAPERLSIVSFGEENPIDPAQNETAWEMNRRVQFKTAY; via the coding sequence ATGAAAGCTAGAGCTATAATTTTATGTGTGATGTTCATGTTGATCGCCAGTTTTAGTGTCGGTTGTTCTAAAAAACGTGTTGAATCTTCTACCGCTTCTCCTGCGGTTGAAGAAAGAATGAATAATCAGCAGGAAAGCGAAAGAGCGAGACAGGAAGAACTTGCTAGACAGCAAAGAGAAAAAGAACTTCAGGAACAGGCTCTTGAAGAAGAGCGCAGATCTTCTGAAGTAAATAAAGAATTTGAAGCCAGTGTTGCTGAATTGGGGAATATAATTCATTTTGATTTCGATTCATTCGAAATCAAACCTGAGTATCGTCCGCTTTTACAGACAAAGGCTGAACTTCTTAAAAAATATCCTAATGTAACAATCGTTATTGAAGGATTCTGTGATGACCGCGGTACTGAAGAATATAACCTTGCACTGGGTGAACGTCGTGCCCGTGCTGCTTATGAATTTTTGATCTTGCTTGGAGTGGCTCCAGAAAGGCTTAGCATTGTAAGTTTTGGAGAAGAAAATCCAATTGACCCTGCTCAAAATGAAACTGCGTGGGAAATGAACCGCAGAGTTCAGTTTAAGACAGCTTATTAA